In Cyprinus carpio isolate SPL01 chromosome A14, ASM1834038v1, whole genome shotgun sequence, a single window of DNA contains:
- the foxa gene encoding forkhead box A sequence → MTEDMIDEVKRERGDQWISFYSSEVYYGADNLPLGPRGYSPPEHHYQSYGPPCDSAAAGNTGRLESPVGILPPPNPKGYAESSSSEPEFPALKSVYRRTLSHAKPPYSYISLICMAIQQSPAKRLTLNEIYDWIRQLFPYYRQNQQRWQNSIRHSLSFNDCFVRVPRSPDSPGKGSYWALHPDSGNMFENGCYMRRQKRFKCQKATLPSKNSDGEAVKSEGKKKKVEVKSLISSCKSPVPPPSDTTTQHSSIFPVSYPAAKAPSPSHLHQHLAPSHTLFPTQPPEISTHLPSLNVPFPTMPSHSLQSVPPASMETSLHCEPTSQHSISVPRIMDFQYCETPVSYPVYRQSNSHPNFTSYAGDSVYYPGFSMCSAPLLSSS, encoded by the exons ATGACAGAAGACATGATTGACGAAGTGAAACGGGAGAGAGGCGATCAATGGATTTCATTTTACTCCAGCGAG GTGTATTATGGAGCAGACAACCTGCCCTTGGGCCCTAGAGGATATTCCCCCCCAGAGCATCACTACCAGAGTTACGGCCCACCGTGTGATTCAGCAGCTGCGGGAAACACCGGGAGACTCGAAAGCCCAGTGGGAATACTGCCTCCACCAAACCCCAAAGGATACGCTGAGAGCAGCTCAAGTGAACCTGAGTTTCCAGCACTGAAATCAGTCTACAGACGGACCTTAAGCCACGCCAAGCCACCATATTCCTACATCTCTCTTATCTGCATGGCAATCCAGCAGTCGCCAGCCAAGAGACTGACTCTGAACGAGATCTACGACTGGATCCGCCAGCTCTTTCCGTATTACAGACAGAATCAGCAGCGATGGCAAAACTCCATCCGCCATTCCCTGTCATTCAACGACTGCTTCGTGCGTGTACCAAGATCACCAGACTCGCCAGGGAAAGGCTCATACTGGGCCCTGCACCCCGACTCCGGAAACATGTTCGAGAACGGCTGCTACATGCGTCGCCAGAAGCGCTTCAAGTGTCAGAAGGCAACGTTGCCATCAAAAAATTCGGATGGGGAAGCTGTGAAatcagaagggaaaaaaaaaaaggtggaggtCAAGTCACTCATCTCTTCTTGTAAATCTCCCGTACCTCCTCCAAGTGACACCACAACACAGCATTCAAGCATATTTCCAGTGTCCTATCCTGCTGCCAAAGCACCTTCTCCTTCTCATCTTCATCAGCACCTTGCGCCCTCACACACTTTATTTCCTACCCAGCCTCCAGAGATCTCAACACACTTGCCCTCTCTTAATGTCCCGTTCCCAACAATGCCCAGTCACAGCCTGCAGTCTGTCCCGCCAGCCTCTATGGAAACCAGCTTGCACTGTGAACCTACATCCCAACACTCCATTTCTGTCCCACGAATTATGGACTTCCAGTACTGCGAGACTCCTGTGAGCTACCCGGTTTACCGCCAGTCTAATTCCCATCCCAACTTCACCTCGTATGCTGGAGACTCTGTTTACTACCCTGGGTTTAGCATGTGTTCTGCTCCTCTTCTGAGTTCCTCCTGA